One window from the genome of Zonotrichia leucophrys gambelii isolate GWCS_2022_RI chromosome 27, RI_Zleu_2.0, whole genome shotgun sequence encodes:
- the WIPF2 gene encoding WAS/WASL-interacting protein family member 2 has product MPIPPPPPPPPGPPPPPTLSQANTEPPKLSREEQRGRGALLQDICKGTKLRKVTQINDRSAPILEKPKGSGGGSYGSGSAAIQPKGGLFQGGVPKLRPVGAKDSSDSSTKQTLQVPGSRAAAPRPPVPANNSRPQDDADSSRGSPPELPRTQRPSLPDLSRPGAAGGTGMKHSSSAPPPPPPGRRAAAPPAPPAAHAKASPYNREKPLPPTPGQRPPGSRDGPPAPPPIKPPPSPVSLRSGAQGQSLAPPPPPYRQPPGVPNGPSSPSSESAPELPQRHNSLHRKAPGPLRGLAPPPPAAASPNLQSSRPPPPARDPPSRGAAPPPPPPMLRNGGRDAPPPPPPYRLHGPAEPPSRGKPPPPPTRTPAGPPPPPPPVRNGHRDSISTVRAFLDDFESKYSFHPVEDFPAPEEYKYFQRIYPSKTNRATRGAPPLPPIPR; this is encoded by the exons ATGCCGATCCCTcctcccccgccgccgccccccggccccccgccgccccccacCCTCAGCCAG gcGAACACGGAACCGCCGAAGCTGAGCCGAGAGGAgcagcggggccgcggggccctCCTGCAGGACATCTGTAAAGGGACCAAGCTCAGGAAAGTGACCCAAATCAATGACAGGAGTGCGCCCATCTTGGAAA AGCCCaagggcagcggcggcggcagctACGGCTCCGGCTCAGCTGCCATCCAGCCCAAGGGCGGCCTCTTCCAAGGCGGCGTTCCCAAGCTCAGACCTGTGGGAGCCAAGGACAGCTCAG ACAGCTCCACTAAACAAACACTACAAGTCCCTGGCTCCcgagcagctgctcccaggcccCCCGTGCCGGCCAACAACAGCCGCCCTCAGGACGATGCCGACAGCAGCCGGGGCTCCCCGCCGGAACTGCCGCGCACGCAGAGACCCTCCCTGCCTGACCTGTCGCGGCCCGGCGCCGCCGGTGGCACCGGCATGAAGCACAGCTcctcggccccgccgcccccgccgccgggacgccgcgccgccgcccccccggccccccctgCAGCGCACGCCAAGGCCTCGCCCTACAACCGGGAGAAGCCGCTGCCGCCCACCCCGGGACAGCGCCCGCCCGGCAGCAGGGACgggccccccgccccgccgcccatcaaaccccccccttcccccGTCAGCCTCCGCTCGGGCGCTCAGGGCCAGTCCCTcgcccccccgccgcccccgtACCGGCagccccccggtgtccccaacggcccctccagccccagcagcgagTCGGCCCCGGAGCTGCCGCAGAGACACAACTCCTTGCACAGGAAGGCACCGGGCCCCTTGCGGGGTctggcgccgccgccgcccgctgCCGCCTCCCCGAACCTGCAGAGcagccgccccccgccgccggccAGGGACCCCCCGAGCCGTGGAGCAG ctccgccgcccccgccgccgatGCTGCGGAACGGGGGGCGcgacgcccccccccccccccccccctacAGACTGCacggccccgccgagccccccAGCCGGGGGAAGCCCCCGCCGCCACCCACCCGCACCCCGGCCgggcccccgccgccgccgccgcccgtgCGCAACGGGCACCGCGACTCCATCTCCACCGTCAGAGCATTCCTGG ATGACTTTGAATCCAAATACTCCTTTCATCCCGTTGAAGACTTCCCAGCCCCAGAGGAATATAAATACTTCCAGAGAATCTAccccagcaaaacaaacagaG CCACGCGTGGGgctccccctctgccccccaTCCCCAGGTGA
- the RAPGEFL1 gene encoding rap guanine nucleotide exchange factor-like 1 produces MKPLEKLLKKPGSHLPVRPAAPPGQVAGPGSVPAPRRQSLSRPPASPEEPAGPAGPVPGGEGRWLELRPPEAPLRSPEDPSPGCDRERDREREPPSPEPPSAARCCCGCGCAPAAPAPPERLLAALLDRLPAAEHGRGCGAESLLDDIVLTHSLFLPTERFLQQLHQHFVLAAGSPPARWEEGSGLRRKRAVLAVLLHFLDTYKGLLQEEESAGKVIKELYLLIMKDTSLYHELEDEIIKLHQLVETVELKVADETPPPNKQVKPLFRHFRRIDSCLQTRVAFRGSDEIFCRVYMPDHSYVTIRSRLSASVQDILASVTEKLQYSEEQSARGDALILVTMASSGEKAVLQPSEECVFTTLGINSHLFACTRDTFDSLVPLPEEIQVVPGDTEIHRAEPEDVANHLTAFHWELFRCIHEVEFVDYVFHGERGRRETANLELLLQRCSEVQHWVGTELLLCEALGKRAHLLKKLIKIAAICKQNQDMLSFYAIVIGLNNAAISRLRLTWEKLPGKFKNLFRKFENLTDPCRNHKTYREVLAKMKPPLIPFVPLILKDLTFLHEGSKTLLDGLVNVEKLHCIAEKVRTVRKYRSRPLCLELEASPAQLQTKAYVRQLRVIDNQNLLFELSYKLEPGSQ; encoded by the exons ATGAAGCCGCTGGAGAAGTTGCTGAAGAAGCCGGGCTCGCACCTGCCCgtccgccccgccgccccgccggggcAGGTAGCGGGGCCGGGCTCGGTGCCGGCACCGCGGCGGCAGAGCCTGTCGCGCCCGCCCGCCTCCCCCGAGGAGCCGGCGGGGCCCGCGGGGCCGGTACCGGGGGGCGAGGGCCGCTGGCTGGAGCTACGGCCGCCCGAagctccgctccgctcccctGAGGACCCGTCACCGGGCTGCGACCGCGAGCGGGACCGGGAGCGGGAGCCGCCGAGCCCGGAGCCGCCGTCCGCCGCCCGGTGCTGCTGCGGCTGCGGCTgcgcccccgccgcgcccgcgcCCCCCGAGCGGCTCCTGGCCGCGCTCCTCGACCGACTGCCGGCGGCTGAGCACGGGAGGGGCTGCGGGGCAG agTCGCTGCTGGATGACATCGTGCTCACCCACTCGCTGTTCCTGCCCACCGAGcgcttcctgcagcagctgcaccagca CTTCGTGCTGGCGGCCGGCAGCCCCCCGGCGCGCTGGGAGGAGGGCTCGGGGCTGCGGCGCAAGCGGGCGGTGCTGGCCGTGCTGCTGCACTTCCTCGACACCTacaaggggctgctgcaggaggaggagagcgcCGGGAAGGTCATCAAG GAGCTTTACCTGCTCATCATGAAGGACACGTCCCTGTACCACGAGCTGGAGGACGAGATCATCAAGCTGCACCAGCTCGTGGAGACTGTGGAGCTCAA GGTGGCGGACGAGACCCCCCCGCCGAACAAGCAGGTGAAGCCGCTGTTCCGGCATTTCCGCCGCATCGACTCCTGCCTGCAGACCCGGGTGGCGTTCCGGGGTTCTGACGAGA TTTTCTGCCGCGTGTACATGCCCGACCACTCGTACGTCACCATCCGCAGCCGCCTCTCGGCCTCGGTGCAGGACATCCTGGCCTCGGTCACCGAGAAGCTGCAGTACTCGGAGGAGCAGAGCGCCCGCGGGGACGCCCTCATCCTCGTCACCATGGCCTCGTCCGGAG AGAAAGCGGTGCTGCAGCCCAGCGAGGAGTGCGTGTTCACCACGCTGGGCATCAACAGCCACCTCTTCGCCTGCACCAGGGACACTTTCGACTCTCTG GTGCCACTGCCCGAGGAGATCCAGGTGGTGCCGGGGGACACCGAGATCCACCGAGCGGAGCCCGAGGATGTGGCCAACCACCTGACGGCGTTCCACTGGGAGCTGTTCCGCTGCATCCACGAG GTGGAATTTGTGGATTACGTGTTCCacggggagcggggccggcgcgAGACGGCgaacctggagctgctgctgcagcgtTGCAGCGAGGTGCAGCACTGGGTGGGcacggagctgctgctctgcgaGGCGCTGGGCAAGCGCGCCCACCTGCTCAAAAAGCTCATCAAGATCGCTGCCAT CTGCAAGCAGAACCAGGACATGCTCTCCTTCTACGCCATCGTCATCGGCCTCAACAACGCCGCCATCAGCCGCCTGCGCCTCACCTGGGAG aAGCTCCCAGGGAAATTCAAGAATCTCTTTCGGAAGTTTGAGAACCTGACG gacccctgcAGGAACCACAAGACCTACCGGGAGGTGCTGGCCAAGATGAAGCCCCCGCTCATCCCCTTCGTGCCTCTCATCCTCAAAG ATCTGACCTTCCTGCATGAAGGCAGCAAAACCCTCCTGGATGGGCTGGTCAATGTGGAGAAACTG cactgcaTCGCTGAGAAAGTGAGAACCGTGAGGAAGTACCGGAGCCGCCCCCTCT GCCTGGAGCTGGAGGCATCCCCGGCCCAGCTGCAGACCAAGGCCTACGTGCGGCAGCTGCGCGTCATCGACAACCAGAACCTGCTCTTCGAGCTCTCCTACAAGCTGGAGCCCGGCAGCCAGTGa